A genomic region of Methanobacterium sp. SMA-27 contains the following coding sequences:
- the lysS gene encoding lysine--tRNA ligase, which yields MKHWIARIADELNEKDVPEHVVASGTSISGSIHIGNSCDIFIANAVTKALKKMETNSKTIWIADDHDPLRKVPYPLPESYEKYLGIPYSKIPCPEGCCSNFVEHFEKPLLSLLEKFGIELEVYSGAKMYKEGMYDEYIRIALEKASKIREIFNKFREHPLKENWLPYNPICQECGRVNTTYAHSYDGDNVFYSCKCGHKDKMDIKTGNGKLTWRVEWAARWKIFGITCEPFGKDHAASGGSYDVSKIISKDIFGYEAPYPVPYEWITLKGEAMSKSHGVFFTPKQWLEIAEPETLNYFIFRSKPLKHKDFNPSMPFLDFIEQYDRVERIYYGEEEASSDKEKQKLKKIYEASQIEISESMPFHPSYRFMTVAYQIEGNDPEKVFDILKKNSQLTKSMAEKTFAEIDDVDVAKLETRINHVKNWLELYAPEFVKFQVLNKLPRVEINDEQKEFLLKVAYLLENGSYNSEEFHDELYAIIHDLNIKPQKAFQAIYKLIIGKKQGPRAASFVLSIDKDLVIKRFRLEE from the coding sequence TTGAAACACTGGATCGCAAGGATCGCAGACGAATTAAATGAAAAGGATGTGCCAGAGCATGTTGTTGCTAGTGGAACATCCATATCAGGATCTATACATATTGGAAATTCATGTGACATATTTATAGCCAATGCTGTGACCAAAGCCCTTAAAAAAATGGAAACTAATTCAAAGACCATATGGATAGCAGATGATCATGACCCATTGAGGAAGGTTCCTTACCCTCTTCCAGAGTCCTATGAAAAATATTTGGGCATACCCTACTCCAAAATACCTTGTCCAGAAGGATGTTGTTCCAACTTTGTTGAACACTTTGAAAAACCCCTTCTAAGCCTACTTGAAAAATTTGGGATAGAACTAGAAGTTTATTCTGGTGCCAAAATGTACAAAGAAGGGATGTACGATGAATATATCAGAATTGCTCTTGAAAAAGCCTCAAAAATCAGGGAAATTTTCAATAAATTCAGAGAACATCCTTTAAAAGAAAATTGGCTCCCATATAACCCTATTTGCCAGGAATGTGGACGTGTCAACACCACTTATGCACATAGTTACGATGGTGACAATGTATTTTACAGCTGTAAATGCGGTCATAAGGACAAAATGGATATTAAAACTGGTAATGGAAAATTAACATGGCGTGTTGAATGGGCTGCTAGGTGGAAAATATTTGGAATAACATGCGAACCCTTTGGAAAGGATCATGCCGCAAGTGGAGGTTCATACGATGTGAGTAAAATCATATCAAAGGATATCTTTGGTTACGAAGCACCATATCCAGTACCATACGAGTGGATAACACTCAAGGGAGAAGCCATGTCCAAATCTCACGGAGTATTTTTCACACCGAAACAATGGCTAGAAATTGCTGAACCAGAAACTTTGAATTATTTTATATTCCGAAGCAAACCGCTGAAACATAAAGATTTCAACCCATCAATGCCATTTTTAGATTTCATTGAACAATACGATCGTGTTGAACGTATATACTATGGAGAAGAAGAAGCATCCTCAGATAAAGAGAAACAAAAACTTAAAAAAATATACGAAGCATCACAAATAGAAATTTCTGAATCCATGCCTTTTCACCCGTCATACAGGTTCATGACTGTTGCATACCAGATAGAAGGCAATGATCCAGAGAAAGTTTTTGATATATTAAAGAAAAACTCGCAGCTAACAAAATCTATGGCAGAAAAAACGTTCGCTGAAATTGATGATGTTGACGTTGCAAAACTGGAAACCCGAATAAATCATGTTAAAAACTGGCTTGAACTTTATGCACCAGAATTTGTAAAATTCCAGGTACTGAACAAACTTCCAAGAGTTGAAATCAATGATGAACAAAAAGAATTCTTGTTAAAGGTTGCATATCTTCTTGAAAATGGCAGTTATAACTCAGAGGAATTCCATGATGAATTGTACGCCATTATCCATGACTTGAATATTAAACCTCAAAAGGCTTTCCAAGCAA
- the thiC gene encoding phosphomethylpyrimidine synthase, producing the protein MTQMDDARKGIITEQMKAVAKIENVDEEFIRKSVAQGTIAIPNNVGRDVKPVGIGAGLRTKVNATIGTSTDINDMDMEVKKAMIAMENQADTLMELSVGGDLDAIRRKILSISDLPVGSVPLYQASIECIREHGAAIYMEEDAVFKAIEKQAKDGIDFMAIHCSVNKETLKRLKRQGREGGLVSRGGAFMSAWMVHNEVENPLYKNYEYVLDIAKEYDFVISLANGMRAGAIADSTDRAQVQELIILGELVDRARERGVQTIVEGPGHIPLKEIATNVMVQKKLCNNAPFYMLGPIVTDIAPAYDHIVSSIGAAQSASAGADFICYVTPAEHLALPGPEDVKEGLIASRIGAYVGDMAKGIHNGELDLVMANARKKLDWEGQYAAAICPADARAIRDAKPPEDPDTCTMCGSYCAVKLVNEWLDDASQDVFD; encoded by the coding sequence ATGACACAGATGGACGATGCAAGAAAGGGCATAATAACAGAACAAATGAAAGCGGTTGCAAAAATCGAAAATGTTGACGAAGAGTTTATCAGAAAATCAGTTGCTCAGGGAACAATAGCGATCCCAAACAACGTTGGAAGAGATGTTAAACCGGTGGGTATTGGAGCAGGTCTAAGAACTAAGGTAAATGCTACAATTGGAACTTCCACAGATATAAATGATATGGATATGGAAGTTAAAAAAGCCATGATAGCTATGGAAAACCAGGCAGATACCCTTATGGAGCTCAGTGTTGGTGGAGACTTGGATGCCATTAGAAGAAAAATACTAAGCATATCTGATCTACCAGTTGGAAGTGTGCCTCTTTATCAGGCATCCATTGAATGTATAAGGGAACATGGAGCTGCAATATATATGGAGGAAGATGCTGTCTTTAAGGCCATAGAAAAACAGGCTAAAGACGGTATAGATTTCATGGCAATACACTGTTCTGTCAATAAAGAAACCCTTAAAAGGCTTAAGAGGCAGGGCCGTGAAGGTGGTCTTGTAAGTCGTGGTGGAGCATTCATGTCAGCATGGATGGTTCACAATGAAGTTGAAAATCCATTATATAAGAACTATGAATACGTACTTGACATTGCTAAAGAATATGATTTCGTTATAAGCCTTGCAAATGGTATGAGGGCAGGTGCGATAGCAGATTCAACGGACAGGGCACAGGTTCAGGAATTAATTATTCTTGGTGAACTGGTCGATAGAGCAAGGGAAAGAGGAGTTCAGACAATTGTAGAAGGACCGGGACATATTCCTTTGAAGGAAATAGCAACCAATGTTATGGTGCAGAAAAAATTATGTAATAATGCTCCATTTTACATGCTTGGACCAATAGTAACAGACATTGCTCCTGCCTATGATCATATAGTATCTTCAATAGGTGCTGCACAGTCAGCTTCTGCTGGAGCTGATTTCATATGTTATGTTACACCTGCTGAACACCTTGCACTTCCAGGACCTGAAGATGTTAAAGAAGGACTTATAGCCAGCAGGATTGGAGCTTACGTAGGTGATATGGCCAAAGGAATACATAATGGTGAACTAGACCTAGTTATGGCAAATGCTCGTAAAAAACTCGATTGGGAAGGCCAGTATGCAGCTGCAATCTGTCCTGCAGATGCCAGAGCAATTAGGGATGCTAAACCTCCAGAAGACCCTGATACTTGTACAATGTGCGGTAGTTACTGTGCAGTTAAACTGGTCAATGAATGGTTGGACGATGCTAGTCAGGATGTATTCGACTAA
- a CDS encoding carbohydrate kinase family protein yields MSNKSDLLAIGHTAFDYIIQVNEFPQPNTSTAINKMRTLFGGAAANVAVVASTLGLKSSLISAVGNDFIRSEYEDKLKNLNIDTENMIVIEDEKTPTAFVLTDSNNDQISYFYWGAASQFKNSEPPQKAIDSVNAVHLATGDPGFNRRSGEVAHKLGKLISFDPGQDLHMYSKNELEEVLKICNILFGNHHEIKRIQETLNMTIDDLINFGPDIVVTTHGKDGSSICTDEEIKIDAIIRDTVDPTGAGDSYRAGFLNAYLNGEDLETCGKFASSVASFIVEAEGCQTNVPNENMVRDRMEMMWK; encoded by the coding sequence TTGAGCAATAAATCAGATTTACTAGCAATTGGGCATACAGCATTTGATTATATAATACAAGTAAATGAGTTCCCACAACCTAATACTTCCACAGCAATTAACAAAATGCGTACATTATTTGGTGGGGCTGCAGCAAATGTAGCAGTTGTTGCATCAACTTTAGGACTTAAATCGTCACTAATATCTGCGGTGGGTAATGATTTCATAAGATCAGAATATGAGGATAAACTAAAAAATCTCAATATTGATACAGAAAATATGATAGTTATTGAAGATGAAAAGACTCCAACTGCGTTCGTTCTAACAGATTCCAATAATGACCAGATAAGCTATTTCTATTGGGGTGCAGCATCTCAATTTAAAAATTCAGAACCGCCACAAAAAGCAATTGACTCTGTTAATGCGGTACATCTTGCAACAGGAGATCCTGGATTTAATAGAAGATCTGGCGAAGTTGCCCATAAATTAGGAAAGCTCATATCCTTCGATCCAGGACAGGATCTTCACATGTATTCCAAAAATGAACTAGAAGAAGTATTAAAAATATGTAATATACTATTTGGAAACCATCATGAAATAAAAAGGATACAGGAAACCTTGAATATGACTATAGACGACCTAATAAATTTTGGACCGGATATTGTTGTTACAACCCATGGTAAAGATGGAAGTTCAATATGCACAGATGAAGAAATAAAAATAGATGCCATAATCCGAGATACTGTTGACCCAACTGGTGCAGGTGACTCATATCGTGCAGGATTTTTAAATGCATATTTAAATGGAGAAGACCTGGAAACTTGTGGTAAATTTGCTTCTTCAGTTGCATCATTTATTGTGGAAGCTGAAGGATGTCAAACAAATGTACCCAATGAAAATATGGTTAGAGATCGAATGGAAATGATGTGGAAATAG
- a CDS encoding LysR family transcriptional regulator: MKYSPKLNMVINGHEFSYKIFETLKCVSNTWSQREAAKRLGISHSVLNRRIRESEEKFGLRLVETTGAGSGLTENGYKILKKYENYMIRLEERDKPVICGGYISAGLVEALATEYQLEVTIYQTDDESALKLARKDMVDILTLDDPVRAFMHDLEFIPIAYDYLVLVSKNQRKIQGINDINGKNFLEIQGSSQRLAWNTMDNMKINYQIVELVKSPYNALKTIQNNDKLYTFLNNSFTEGSDILKNETKHLISLVLCNTENRVLKDFVDFITGNGQKIVENSGFIRI, from the coding sequence ATGAAGTATTCTCCCAAACTAAATATGGTTATTAATGGTCATGAATTCAGTTATAAAATTTTTGAAACACTTAAATGTGTATCTAATACATGGTCACAGCGAGAAGCTGCAAAAAGGCTTGGAATTTCTCACTCTGTTTTAAATAGACGCATTAGAGAATCTGAAGAAAAATTTGGTTTAAGATTGGTGGAAACAACAGGAGCAGGTTCTGGTTTGACAGAAAATGGGTATAAAATATTAAAAAAATATGAGAATTATATGATACGGCTGGAAGAAAGGGATAAACCCGTTATTTGCGGAGGATATATCTCAGCAGGACTTGTTGAAGCTCTAGCAACTGAATATCAACTTGAAGTAACCATATATCAAACCGATGACGAAAGCGCTTTAAAACTTGCAAGAAAGGATATGGTAGATATTTTAACGCTTGATGATCCTGTGAGGGCATTCATGCATGATTTAGAATTCATACCAATTGCATACGATTATCTGGTTCTTGTATCAAAAAATCAAAGAAAAATCCAAGGAATAAATGATATTAATGGAAAAAATTTTTTAGAAATACAAGGTTCATCACAGCGTTTGGCATGGAATACCATGGACAATATGAAAATTAACTACCAAATAGTAGAATTGGTTAAATCCCCATATAATGCATTAAAAACAATTCAAAATAACGATAAACTCTACACATTTCTTAATAATAGTTTTACAGAAGGATCAGATATTTTAAAAAATGAAACAAAACATTTAATTAGTCTTGTTTTATGTAACACGGAAAATCGTGTTTTAAAAGATTTTGTAGATTTTATAACTGGAAATGGACAGAAAATAGTAGAAAATTCAGGCTTTATTAGAATTTAA
- the hxlB gene encoding 6-phospho-3-hexuloisomerase, translated as MILNDAIEEIVENIMAVSAETKKQSIIEMMEILTSSKNVFLLGQGRSGLVARAFAMRLMHLGISVYVVGETITPAIDDDDCLLAISGSGETSYIISTAKIAKKRGSKIVAVTSYDDSTLGKMADLVIHIKGRTKVDSEKNYIKRQMNGKHLSLSPLGTLFEVSTLIFLDALIAQLMNKLGKTEDDLKKRHTVLE; from the coding sequence ATGATATTAAACGATGCAATAGAAGAAATAGTAGAAAATATAATGGCAGTTTCGGCTGAAACTAAAAAACAAAGTATTATAGAAATGATGGAAATTTTAACATCCTCCAAGAATGTTTTCCTTCTTGGCCAAGGTAGGTCCGGTCTAGTTGCAAGGGCATTTGCAATGCGTCTAATGCATCTTGGAATAAGTGTTTATGTGGTTGGAGAAACAATCACTCCGGCCATAGATGATGATGATTGTCTTCTGGCAATTTCAGGATCTGGAGAAACAAGTTACATAATAAGTACTGCAAAGATCGCAAAGAAAAGAGGTTCAAAAATTGTTGCAGTGACATCCTATGATGATTCAACCCTTGGAAAAATGGCAGATCTAGTTATACACATCAAAGGCCGTACTAAAGTTGATTCTGAAAAAAATTATATAAAACGGCAGATGAATGGAAAGCATTTGTCACTTTCCCCACTGGGTACTTTATTCGAAGTATCAACACTTATATTCTTAGATGCGCTTATAGCTCAACTAATGAATAAATTGGGAAAAACAGAGGATGATCTGAAAAAGAGGCATACTGTACTTGAATAA
- the fdhD gene encoding formate dehydrogenase accessory sulfurtransferase FdhD has protein sequence MPAMFKEVKATRIGKETFELDEKVVIDEEVEIIVNEMAFGRFSLSPTFLKEFIVGYLMGEGLIDTLDNIKLIDLEENTIKVEIDLFDFDIRREMVMSSDCFGGWRNRIEFVKEVKSDYTVSKDKILDAFERLRKESTVWKETGGTHIAAIVTENTFIAIEDVSRHVAIDKVMGAAVLKGIDISRSFIACSGRMPSDMVMKVARVGIPILTSKAAPTASGYTAGQKSGITLVGFVRGKRFNLYTHPKRISVN, from the coding sequence ATGCCTGCGATGTTTAAAGAGGTTAAAGCTACAAGAATAGGTAAAGAAACTTTTGAATTAGATGAAAAGGTAGTCATTGATGAAGAAGTCGAAATAATAGTGAATGAAATGGCTTTTGGCAGATTTTCACTTAGTCCAACATTTTTGAAGGAATTTATAGTTGGATATCTCATGGGTGAGGGTCTTATTGACACTTTGGATAATATAAAATTAATCGACTTAGAGGAAAACACTATCAAGGTTGAAATAGATCTGTTTGACTTTGACATAAGAAGGGAAATGGTAATGAGTTCGGACTGTTTTGGAGGATGGAGAAATAGAATAGAATTTGTTAAAGAAGTCAAATCAGATTACACAGTTTCTAAAGACAAAATATTGGATGCTTTTGAAAGATTAAGGAAAGAATCAACTGTTTGGAAGGAAACAGGAGGCACACACATAGCAGCCATAGTGACAGAAAACACATTTATTGCAATAGAAGATGTAAGTCGGCATGTTGCAATTGATAAAGTAATGGGGGCAGCTGTTCTAAAAGGAATAGATATATCCCGGAGTTTTATTGCATGCAGTGGTAGAATGCCATCTGACATGGTTATGAAGGTTGCAAGAGTGGGAATACCAATATTAACTTCCAAAGCAGCACCAACGGCTTCAGGCTACACTGCAGGACAGAAATCAGGTATAACCCTTGTAGGGTTTGTCAGAGGCAAGAGATTCAATTTGTATACTCATCCCAAAAGAATTTCGGTTAATTGA
- a CDS encoding DUF5518 domain-containing protein — MHIEWKVVLTGLIIAIILGLILGSVAGSWGALIGYFVAAIYVGYIVGGDSLNGAVHGALVCVIAATIVGAILLGAEGAAGAAVGILGAISGVIGGIMGVMLKGSD, encoded by the coding sequence ATGCATATAGAATGGAAAGTTGTTTTAACTGGTTTAATAATAGCAATAATACTTGGTTTAATCCTTGGAAGTGTTGCAGGATCCTGGGGGGCATTGATTGGATATTTTGTAGCGGCTATATACGTTGGTTATATCGTTGGCGGAGATTCTCTGAATGGTGCTGTACACGGAGCACTTGTGTGTGTTATTGCAGCAACAATAGTTGGTGCAATTTTATTGGGGGCAGAAGGAGCAGCAGGGGCAGCAGTTGGAATCCTCGGGGCAATTAGTGGAGTAATCGGAGGCATAATGGGGGTTATGTTAAAGGGATCTGATTAG
- a CDS encoding formate--phosphoribosylaminoimidazolecarboxamide ligase, with protein sequence MSKINRQGILDILDGYNKEDITIATLGSHSSLHMFQGAKAEGFKTAVVCEKGREVPYKRFNVADEYIMVDKFSDIVNDDVQQQLIDMNSIVFPHGSFVAYAGLDNIETIFNVPMFGNRDILRWEAERDLERKLMTESGVRIPQKISSPSKIDGTVMVKFPGARGGRGYFVANSTEEFDQKIEAMLARKWIEEMDVKDAHIEEYVLGCNYCIHYFFSGLKDEVELLGIDSRYESTIDGLTRVPAKDQLDIGVDPSYVITGNHPVVMRESLLPQVFDIGDKITEGAKGLVPPGFNGPFCMQTLVNDDLEVIVFEMSARSDGGTNTFMNGSAYSYLLYGEPLSMGRRMALEIKNGIKDDRLEEIIT encoded by the coding sequence ATGAGTAAAATAAACAGGCAGGGAATTCTTGATATTTTGGATGGATACAACAAGGAAGATATAACTATAGCAACTTTAGGAAGTCATTCATCATTGCACATGTTTCAGGGAGCAAAAGCAGAGGGATTTAAAACTGCTGTAGTGTGTGAAAAAGGACGCGAAGTTCCTTATAAAAGATTTAATGTTGCTGATGAATATATAATGGTTGATAAGTTTAGTGACATAGTTAATGATGATGTTCAGCAGCAATTAATAGACATGAACAGTATTGTGTTTCCACATGGATCATTTGTAGCATATGCTGGATTAGATAACATTGAAACTATTTTTAATGTTCCCATGTTTGGAAACAGAGATATTTTAAGATGGGAAGCAGAAAGGGATCTGGAAAGGAAATTGATGACCGAGTCAGGTGTTAGAATTCCTCAAAAGATAAGCAGCCCTTCAAAAATTGACGGCACAGTGATGGTTAAGTTCCCCGGAGCCAGAGGAGGAAGAGGATACTTCGTTGCCAACTCAACTGAGGAATTTGACCAAAAAATTGAGGCAATGCTAGCACGAAAATGGATTGAAGAAATGGATGTAAAGGATGCACACATCGAAGAATATGTATTAGGATGTAACTACTGTATTCATTACTTCTTTTCTGGATTAAAAGATGAAGTAGAACTCTTAGGAATTGATAGTAGATATGAATCCACCATAGATGGTTTAACCAGAGTACCTGCTAAGGATCAGCTCGATATAGGGGTAGACCCATCATACGTCATTACTGGAAATCATCCAGTAGTTATGAGGGAATCATTACTCCCACAAGTATTTGATATAGGAGACAAGATCACCGAAGGTGCCAAAGGATTAGTCCCACCAGGATTTAACGGTCCTTTCTGTATGCAGACCTTGGTTAACGATGACCTTGAAGTAATAGTGTTTGAGATGAGTGCTCGGTCTGACGGCGGAACAAACACCTTCATGAACGGATCAGCCTACAGTTACCTCCTTTATGGAGAACCATTAAGCATGGGGCGTAGAATGGCATTGGAAATCAAAAATGGTATAAAAGACGACAGGTTAGAAGAAATCATAACCTGA
- a CDS encoding carbonic anhydrase → MMLDEVMKNNANFVKEFEPKKMSHIPQKKLAIVTCMDTRLTGFLEPAMGIGRGDAKIIKNAGNAAVDRDVIRSVAAAIYALGAEEVMVVGHYDCGMANVDQEKLENTMKERGVDEKLLSDIDLKDWIGAIDGEEENVVEVVEKIKESPFIPEDVPIHGLIIDLYEGKIKVLVEGNITQLH, encoded by the coding sequence ATGATGCTTGATGAGGTAATGAAGAATAACGCAAATTTTGTAAAAGAATTTGAACCTAAAAAAATGAGCCATATTCCCCAAAAAAAGCTGGCCATTGTAACATGCATGGATACTAGACTTACAGGGTTTTTAGAGCCAGCAATGGGAATTGGAAGGGGAGATGCAAAAATAATTAAAAATGCAGGTAATGCTGCGGTTGATAGGGATGTTATTAGATCTGTTGCAGCAGCCATTTATGCACTTGGTGCAGAAGAAGTAATGGTAGTTGGACACTATGATTGTGGAATGGCAAATGTTGACCAAGAAAAACTGGAAAATACAATGAAAGAAAGGGGTGTGGATGAAAAATTACTTTCTGACATTGATCTTAAAGATTGGATAGGGGCAATTGATGGTGAAGAGGAGAATGTGGTCGAAGTAGTGGAAAAAATAAAAGAATCACCATTTATTCCTGAGGATGTTCCTATACATGGCCTAATAATAGACCTTTATGAGGGTAAAATCAAAGTTTTAGTTGAAGGTAATATAACTCAACTTCATTAA
- a CDS encoding Coenzyme F420 hydrogenase/dehydrogenase, beta subunit C-terminal domain, protein MVQVNDMYYAFSPDEEIAESGECGGAVTSLLKFMLEKGIVDAVLAVKKGADLYDAVPTLITDPEKIIESAGSLHCGTLNMAKTVQKYLKGAEDMKLAVTTKPCDAMTIVELMKRKKISRDNVVMIGVNCGGTLPPVQAREMIEKFYDLDPDSVVKEEITKGNLVIETAEGEKEISIDELEDEGFGRRTNCRRCETNIPLMSDLALGNWGVIGPLAGKATFVEVFSDKGAEILDKAISAGALTVKDPVPKGIEIRATIDATMVKLAKKWQDKDFQEESGELLSLDQYMDEFDKCIKCYGCREACPICHCVECTMEMESPEWVTKGELPPGPMFHLIRLVHIADSCTNCGQCEEVCPAEIPLARIWHKIGIQIQELFDYKPGYDVDQKPPLSIIDKEPSEE, encoded by the coding sequence ATGGTTCAAGTAAACGACATGTATTATGCATTCTCTCCAGACGAAGAAATAGCTGAAAGTGGAGAATGCGGTGGAGCAGTAACCTCATTATTAAAATTCATGCTTGAGAAAGGCATAGTAGATGCAGTTCTAGCCGTGAAAAAAGGCGCAGACCTGTACGATGCAGTGCCCACATTAATAACCGACCCTGAAAAAATCATAGAATCAGCAGGATCCCTACACTGCGGTACACTGAACATGGCAAAAACCGTTCAAAAGTACCTCAAAGGCGCTGAAGACATGAAATTAGCTGTCACAACCAAACCATGCGACGCAATGACCATTGTAGAGCTCATGAAGAGGAAGAAGATAAGCAGGGACAATGTTGTTATGATTGGGGTTAACTGTGGTGGAACTTTACCACCTGTTCAGGCTCGGGAAATGATAGAAAAATTCTACGACCTCGACCCTGACAGCGTTGTTAAAGAAGAAATTACCAAAGGAAATTTGGTTATAGAAACAGCAGAGGGTGAAAAGGAAATAAGTATAGATGAACTTGAAGATGAAGGATTCGGCCGAAGAACCAACTGCAGAAGATGCGAAACCAACATACCATTAATGTCGGATCTGGCATTAGGTAACTGGGGAGTAATAGGACCGCTAGCCGGAAAAGCAACATTCGTAGAAGTATTCTCAGATAAAGGTGCAGAAATCCTTGATAAAGCTATATCAGCCGGTGCATTAACTGTAAAGGATCCTGTACCAAAGGGTATTGAAATACGTGCAACTATCGATGCAACCATGGTCAAATTGGCCAAAAAATGGCAGGATAAAGACTTCCAGGAAGAAAGCGGGGAGTTACTGAGTCTTGATCAGTACATGGATGAATTTGATAAGTGTATAAAATGCTATGGTTGCAGAGAAGCTTGTCCTATCTGCCATTGTGTGGAGTGTACCATGGAAATGGAGTCTCCAGAATGGGTGACCAAAGGAGAACTTCCACCAGGACCAATGTTCCACTTAATAAGATTGGTACATATAGCAGATTCATGTACCAACTGCGGACAGTGCGAAGAGGTATGTCCTGCGGAGATTCCATTAGCAAGAATCTGGCATAAAATAGGTATACAGATCCAGGAATTGTTCGACTACAAACCAGGATATGATGTAGATCAGAAACCTCCTCTTTCAATAATAGACAAAGAGCCTAGTGAGGAATAA
- a CDS encoding hydrogenase iron-sulfur subunit — protein sequence MEWNPKIIVFCCNWCSYGGADTAGTARMQYPPNVRIIRVMCSGRINPLFILKAFDEGADGVMVAGCHFGDCHYDRGNYACDRRISALKKVISTLGIDEGRFYLDWISASEGEKFAKAMKTVSEQVKELGPFSWRTNKAEIG from the coding sequence ATGGAATGGAATCCTAAAATAATAGTATTTTGTTGCAATTGGTGTTCCTACGGTGGAGCTGACACTGCAGGTACTGCAAGAATGCAATATCCCCCGAATGTACGTATAATTCGTGTGATGTGTTCGGGAAGAATAAACCCTCTATTCATTCTAAAAGCATTTGATGAAGGGGCAGACGGAGTTATGGTTGCTGGATGCCACTTTGGAGACTGTCACTATGATAGAGGAAATTATGCATGTGATCGTCGGATAAGTGCTTTGAAAAAGGTTATAAGTACCTTGGGTATTGATGAAGGAAGATTCTATTTGGATTGGATTTCTGCTTCTGAAGGTGAAAAGTTTGCCAAAGCCATGAAGACCGTAAGCGAGCAGGTCAAAGAGCTTGGTCCTTTCTCATGGAGAACAAATAAGGCGGAGATTGGGTGA